From Argopecten irradians isolate NY chromosome 12, Ai_NY, whole genome shotgun sequence, one genomic window encodes:
- the LOC138305164 gene encoding uncharacterized protein isoform X1 translates to MVRYSDTVLSSFSGFNVQPPPTMPTATYCPSWDGSALKVYCSYGCCGNFSITTPCCSSDDDSSASLPPFSIFFYALTVFILFLLIVCCVGRVARLKNRQSAATTSANRRASARSGQQRISVDLSRTLVVATIENLIRMGRQSDQVTNQRAEDPTHPITDMPLSPPSYDDAIKTPTINSPPPYSEVVNENENISPPSY, encoded by the exons ATGGTCAGATACAGTGATACTGTTTTATCAAG TTTTTCAGGTTTTAATGTTCAGCCACCTCCTACAATGCCGACCGCGACCTACTGTCCCTCTTGGGATGGGAGTGCACTGAAGGTGTACTGTAGTTATGGCTGTTGTGGTAATTTTTCTATAACGACCCCATGTTGTTCATCAGACGACGATTCGTCAGCCTCATT aCCACCGTTTAGCATTTTCTTCTATGCGCTTACCGTGTTCATACTGTTCCTGCTGATCGTGTGCTGTGTTGGCAGAGTGGCTCGGCTAAAGAACAGACAGTCTGCCGCCACGACATCCGCCAACAGACGGGCGTCTGCTCGATCTGGCCAACAAAGAATCTCGGTGGATCTTA gtCGCACATTAGTTGTAGCCACGATTGAAAATTTGATAAGAATGGGAAGACAGTCGGATCAAGTGACCAATCAGAGAGCAGAAGATCCTACGCATCCAATCACAGACATGCCTTTGTCTCCGCCTAGTTATGATGACGCAATCAAAACACCGACTATTAACTCACCTCCGCCTTACTCTGAAGTTGTGAAtgagaatgaaaatatttcccCACCTAGTTACTGA
- the LOC138305164 gene encoding uncharacterized protein isoform X2 translates to MPTATYCPSWDGSALKVYCSYGCCGNFSITTPCCSSDDDSSASLPPFSIFFYALTVFILFLLIVCCVGRVARLKNRQSAATTSANRRASARSGQQRISVDLSRTLVVATIENLIRMGRQSDQVTNQRAEDPTHPITDMPLSPPSYDDAIKTPTINSPPPYSEVVNENENISPPSY, encoded by the exons ATGCCGACCGCGACCTACTGTCCCTCTTGGGATGGGAGTGCACTGAAGGTGTACTGTAGTTATGGCTGTTGTGGTAATTTTTCTATAACGACCCCATGTTGTTCATCAGACGACGATTCGTCAGCCTCATT aCCACCGTTTAGCATTTTCTTCTATGCGCTTACCGTGTTCATACTGTTCCTGCTGATCGTGTGCTGTGTTGGCAGAGTGGCTCGGCTAAAGAACAGACAGTCTGCCGCCACGACATCCGCCAACAGACGGGCGTCTGCTCGATCTGGCCAACAAAGAATCTCGGTGGATCTTA gtCGCACATTAGTTGTAGCCACGATTGAAAATTTGATAAGAATGGGAAGACAGTCGGATCAAGTGACCAATCAGAGAGCAGAAGATCCTACGCATCCAATCACAGACATGCCTTTGTCTCCGCCTAGTTATGATGACGCAATCAAAACACCGACTATTAACTCACCTCCGCCTTACTCTGAAGTTGTGAAtgagaatgaaaatatttcccCACCTAGTTACTGA
- the LOC138336451 gene encoding solute carrier family 23 member 2-like, with protein sequence MLIMVSMFIGVVIANLHHVDLRSNRNLAIMGMAIAVGSIVPHWIEENPDRLKTGNEALDQIISMLFGNAAIAGTLLACILDNTIVGTAAERGLLSWTEGASSGSDDKNDVTSKQEKEYSEGLEVYEPIVPRCMRGWKGFRYIPIMPNTFAYQQNELDKKESI encoded by the exons ATGTTGATAATGGTCAGTATGTTTATTGGAGTGGTCATCGCAAATCTCCACCACGTGGACCTGCGGTCAAACCGGAACTTGGCCATCATGGGGATGGCCATAGCTGTCGGCTCCATAGTGCCGCATTGGATAGAGGAAAACCCGGACCGTCTGAAAACAG GGAACGAAGCCTTGGATCAAATCATCTCGATGTTATTTGGAAATGCGGCGATTGCTGGTACCCTATTGGCGTGTATACTAGATAACACTATCGTTG GAACAGCTGCTGAAAGAGGCTTACTTTCATGGACGGAGGGGGCATCCAGCGGAAGTGATGATAAGAATGACGTCACGTCCAAACAGGAAAAGGAATATTCAGAAGGGTTGGAAGTTTATGAACCTATCGTCCCAAGATGTATGCGGGGTTGGAAGGGGTTTCGGTACATTCCAATAATGCCAAATACGTTTGCGTATCAACAAAATGAATTAGATAAAAAAGAAAGTATATAG